TAGACGTTGCCTTTTTCATCAACCTGCTGGCCGGTGCGCTCACCGGAGGCGTAACCGTCGCCCTGGTTGCGGCTGACGGAGAAGTCAGAGCCATACTGTGTTGAGCCTGTATAGCTCATCTCAATCTTCAATGGATCCGCGCCATTAATATCAACGCTGAGATCGGTCATCCCACCAGGAACGGCAAGAATCCCTGAATTACTAAATTGGACTGCTATTTTTGAATCTGCTGGATCCGTAAGTTTCTGCCCATCGAGACGCAGATGTACCGTCCAGTTATTATCACTATCTTTAACGAAATATTGCGTCAGGGTATGTTCCCGGCCTAACGAATCAAAAATTTGAGTGGTGTAAGTATTGTTGTAGGTCGAATCATCTTTCTCATTGAAATCGATTGGATTATTGTTTCCATCAACTTTAGGAATAGCTTTGGCATTGGCGTCAAAGTTAGCGGTGAACCCGACATTGGTTGTCGCTTTCGCGGGAATAGAACCACTCTTAATACTCAAATTCGATACCGTACCCACCTGCAAATTACCCTTGGAATCTACAGGATAACCCTGCATGTTCATGCCGAGGTTATTGACCAGGTTGCCGTCTTTGTCGGTACCGAAATAACCGGCGCGGGTATAAGAGGTGGTGCCGGTGGTATCGCGTACCACAAAAAAGCCGTTGCCGGAAATCGCCAGATCCAGCGAGTTGCTGGAGCTAATAATATTGCCCCCGCGCGTAATGCTTTGTGTTACCCCGGTGACGCCCACGCCCAAAGGCTGAGACTGTGCATACAGGGCAGAAAACTCCGCGCGACCGGATTTGTATCCTACGGTTCCGGTGTTGGCGATATTGTTACTGATGGCCCCCAGCTGCTGGCTGATAGCGTTAAGACCTGAGGTTGCGATACTAAAACTCATGATTTCATCCTGATTACAAAAGTTGTTACGTCCGACGCGTGCCGGAAGCC
This genomic window from Buttiauxella gaviniae contains:
- the flgE gene encoding flagellar hook protein FlgE, with protein sequence MSFSIATSGLNAISQQLGAISNNIANTGTVGYKSGRAEFSALYAQSQPLGVGVTGVTQSITRGGNIISSSNSLDLAISGNGFFVVRDTTGTTSYTRAGYFGTDKDGNLVNNLGMNMQGYPVDSKGNLQVGTVSNLSIKSGSIPAKATTNVGFTANFDANAKAIPKVDGNNNPIDFNEKDDSTYNNTYTTQIFDSLGREHTLTQYFVKDSDNNWTVHLRLDGQKLTDPADSKIAVQFSNSGILAVPGGMTDLSVDINGADPLKIEMSYTGSTQYGSDFSVSRNQGDGYASGERTGQQVDEKGNVYATFSNGERMLQGQLIIANFANPNGLQSQDGTTWAQTGSSGAPLIGAPGSGLLGYIKSNALEESNVDLTSELVGLMSAQRNYQANTKVISTNDNMMNALMQAV